TTGTCTGACTCCAAAAAATATCCATTGATAATCCTAAAATCAAATTTCTTAAAGCACCGCCACCAAATGCCGTGACAAATCCTAATACTGCAATCCCTAATAAATCATATTTTTCTTCTATGGCAACAAGTGCTCCAGAAAACGAAAAAGCAATCGTCCCAATGATACTTGTAATCTCTAAAATATCCATTGATCCAACCCCCTGAAACAATATAATACTACTTAAGTCATAAACTCTTCCATATTATAACTATTTCAAGGCAAATTTACGTCAATTTTCAAATTTTTTGGTTTAATAATCGTTTTTTACTACAAAGCAGTTAAAAAAGTAATTATCCCAAAAATGACTCCCGGAAAATTTGCTAGTACAATCGGCCAATCTCGTGGCATTTTTTTAAATCCGTACATCACCCAAAGTGAGCAGTTAATTGCTGCAACTAAGGGTTGAACAGGACTACCTTTATCTCCAGCTAAATTATTACTTATTTGTGGAATGTACGATACATACATTAGAATTGCTGTAATGGTTGCAATCCAACTGATATACTTAATAAATGTGGTTTCAGACTGATTTGTTTTGGCAGATTTATTGTCTCCCATGTTTTTTCCTCCTATACGAAGCTCTTCTTATATAGTAGGATAACACACTTTAAAAAATAGGTTAATTAATAGCTATTAAAAAAACTATTAGCCAGTACAGACTAATAGTTTTATATATTTAAAGCTCTTCTCCATTTGTTTCAATCACTTTTTTATACCAATCAAACGAATCTTTTTTATAACGATTCATCGAACCATTTCCTTCATTATCACGGTCAACATAAATCATTCCGTAGCGTTTTTTCATCTCACCAGTTGTGAAGGATACTAAATCAATAATCCCCCAAGGTGTATAACCCATGATTGCTACGCCATCATAATCAATCGCTGTTTTAATAGCTTCAATATGTTTCACTAAGTAATCAATTCTATTTTGATCGTGAACTTCATTTGTTTCAGTTAGTTCATCAATTGCGCCAAACCCATTCTCTACGATAAATAATGGGATTTGGTAGCGATCATACAAGCGATTCAATCCATAACGCAAGCCTTCAGGATCAATTGCCCATCCCCAATCACTTGTTTCGATATATGGATTTTCTACACTATTTGGTAATCCACCATTCACCACATTACCTAAGTTATCGTTATTCACATCAGCTTTAACAACTGTTGACATATAATAACTTAAACCAACATAATCAACTGTTCCCTTAGCTAATATTTCTAAATCTTCTGGGCGAATATCCAGATTATATCCTTCACGTTCAAATTCTTTCATGGCATAACTTGGATAGTAGCCACGTACATGAACATCAGCAAAAAAGAATCGTTGACGCATCGCTTCTTCAGCTGCCATAATATCAGCTGGATTACATGAATAGGGATAAATTGGAACATGAGAGACCATGCAACCTATTTCAAAATTAGGATTTATTTTTTTACCAGCAATAACTGCTTTAGCACTAGCAACTAATTCGTTATGAGCAACTTGATACATGACTTCTTTCGCATTTTCTCCTTCTTCAACCGTTACACCAGAGTTCGTCCATAAAAAGATAGGGTTATTAGTATCCATTTGGTTATTGATTTCATTAAAAGTCATCCAGTATTTTACTTTATTCTTATAACGCTCAAAACATGTAATCGCAAATTTTTCAAAAAAGTCGATCACTTTACGATTTCTAAACCCGCCATACTCTTTAGCCAAATGCAACGGCATTTCAAAATGAGATAATGTAATAACTGGCTCGATACCATTTTTTAATAACTCGTCAAATAAATCATCATAAAATTGTAACCCAGCTTCATTTGGTGTATCTTCATCTCCATTTGGAAAGATACGTGACCACGCAATGGATGTTCTTAAACACTTTAATCCCATTTCAGCAAACAATGCTACGTCTTCTTTATACCTATTGTAAAAATCAATTGCTTCATGGTTTGGATAGAATTTATCTACCTCAATTGTTTCTGTAATTTCTCTTGGTACACCATGTGCGCCTGCTGTCATAACATCAATAACACTTGGACCTTTTCCATCTTGATTCCATCCGCCTTCGAATTGATGAGCAGCTAATGCGCCACCCCATAAAAAGTTTTTATCCATTTTTATCACCTCTAATTAAATTTTAAAAGACTATCGTTTACATTGACTATATTATTTTCCTCTGTTTGAATAGATTTAAATTCAAAAGAATTCGTAATAATAACTGGCGTAATTAATGAATAACCCGCTTCTTCGATTTCTTCTGCATTAAATTCTAATAACAGGTCACCTTTTTTAACAGATTGACCTTGAACAACATGACATTTAAATGGTTTTCCTTCCAATTTAACTGTATCCAATCCAACATGAACCAATAATTCGATTCCAGTATCGCTCGTTAAACCAATGGCATGTTTTGAATCAATTACCATCGTTACAACACCATCAAATGGGGCATAAACTTTATTATCAGTTGGCTTAACGGCAACTCCAGACCCCATCGCACCGCTAGCAAATACTTCGTCTGGTACATCAGTTAAAGCCATGACTTCTCCAATAATTGGTGTTGGCATATCATAATTAACTATTGACTCTTTTCTCACTTTTCCTTCAATGTCTTCGCTTAACTCTTTATCTGTTTCATTTGTTTCACCAAACCCGAAAATCATTACTAATGCAGCTGAACCAACAAGTGCAATCAGACATCCAATGACGATTCCGATGAATGAAGTTGGAAACTCACTATTAATTCCATTAACAACTGTTAATAAACTTGGTAACCCAGCGTAAGCAAAATAGTATGGATTGAAGAAACTAGCAACTATCGCACCGATTGCTCCAGATATACAGCCAAAAATAAATGGTTTTTTAAATCGAAGTGTTACCCCGTAAATAGCTGGCTCTGTTATACCAAACAAACCAGTAATAAAGGCTGATAACGACACCCCTTTAAGTTCTTTGTTTCTAGTTTTCAAGAACACTCCTAAAACTGCTCCTACTTGTGCTACCACTGCAATGGTTTGAAATGCTTGGAATGAATCTCTTCCATACATATCAAAGTTCGCCATAACAACAGGAGTAATTCCCCAATGAACCCCAAAAATAACAACTATTTGCCAGAATCCACCAATTAATGCACCTGCTAGAGGTGGTGCAACTTGTACTAGACTGTTATAACCATTTGCGATACCGTTTGCAAGGAAAGCTGATGCCGGACCAAATACTAAAATAGTCACAGGAACCATGATAACCATACAAATCAATGGAGTAAGTAATGGCTTAACCACTCCAGGCAATCTTTTTTCTACAAATTTTTCTAAATAAGACAACAACCAAACCATAATAAGTGGCGGTAAAACTGATGATGTATAGACTGTTTCACTTAATGGAATGTTAAAAAATGTTAAATGCTTTCCTGAAGCAATTTCTGATGCCATTGTTGTCCAATCAGGTGACACAAGTGCCATTGATATCGCGACAGCAATATATGTATTTACTTTAAAATGCTTGGATGCCGTAATTGCGATAAAAATAGGCAAGAATGTAAACGGTGCCCAAGAAATGAAACTAAAAACACGATAAGTATCAGTTGATGCAAAGGCCGGGTAAGCTAAATTAATTAAGATAAGTGCTCCTTGCAAAATACCTGCGGCTGCAAGAATATAAACAAATGGTGCAAATACAGCAGACATTGTAGCAATAATACGATTTAGAATACTTCCTTTTGGTTCTTCCTCAGTTGTATCAACATTTACTAATTCAGTAAACGCATCATACACTTCCCCTACGTGTGGACCAATCACTATTTGAAATTGTCCATTATTTATGACGACAGATATAACACCAGGTAGTGTTGAAATTTTTTCTTTTGCATCAGTTGGAATATCTTTTAACACCAATCTTAATCTTGTTGCACAACGTGTAGCATTTGAAATATTATCTTTACCAAGTATTTCAACAATATCTTGTGCCAACTTTGAATAGTCTCTCACTTTACTCATGATTCGCCTTCCTCTCTAAATTTTATATACAAATAATAATTGTGCATGCACAATTTGTCAATACCTATCTTTTTTATTTTTTTGTGATAAAATAAAGAAAACTATCGTAACAAAACTTTAGGGATATAAATGAGGGAATTATTATGATGTTAAAATACGAAAAAATTGCATTATTAATTGAGGAATCAATTGTTGAAAATAACTTAAACCATGGTAGTAGGTTACCAAACTTTAAAGAATTGATAGAGACTTATCACGTCAGTAAAAGTACTATTGTTAAAGCATTGGATTTATTAGAAAAACGAGGAATTATCTACCAAATACAAGGTAGTGGTGTATTTGTTAGGAGAAAAAAAAGAAAAGGTTATATTAATTTCAGTGAAAATCAAGGATTTACAGCTGATTTAGGTGAATTTGATATTACGTCTAAAGTATTAGAACTTAGTGAATTAATTCCACCATTAGAAGTTAGGGAGCATTTAAGTTTAGATGATAAAGAGAATGTCTATTATGTTAAAAGAATACGATATATTAATTCTCAAGTTCTCTGTATAGAAGAATCCTATTACAATAAAGCGATCATCCCTTACTTAAATGTTGAAATAGCAGAGCATTCTATTTTTGATTACTGTAAAACAGCTTTGAAATTGAATATTAGCTTCTCTGATAAATATATCCATGTCATAAAATTAAATAAAGATGAAAGTGACTTATTAGAATTAAATGAGGGGGATCCAGGATTATTAATTGATGAGTTATTTTACTTATCATCTGGAGAGGCTTTTGATTTTTCTAAAACAATCTACCATTATGTTAATTCTCAATTCTTTTTACAAAGTACAAAAATATATTCATAAAATAAAAAATAACCTTAACTTTTTAGCCAAGGTTATTTTTTATCTTAATAATATCCAATATTTTCCCAATAAATATCTCTTTATCTTTTTGGGTAAATGCTTTAGGACCTTTTGTTTTCTTTCCTGCCTTACGCATTTGACTACCTATAAAACGTTGATTAAGTAACGTATCAATCGTGCGTGTTGTATACTCTTGTCCGCTATGATGAAATACTCGCACTGGTTTTGTTAGTAAAAGAGAAGCCAAACCATAATCTTGAGTAATAATAATATCATGATCCTCTACTTCTTTTACGATACGATAATCAGCACTGTCACTTCCTTTATCTACGTAAATAAACTCAATAAAGTCTGGATAAATTTTATTTGTGTAGTGATCAATACTTGTCACGATAACAACAGGAATTTGATACGTTTCTCCTAATTGGATCACTTCATTTTTTACCGGAGACCCATCCCCATCAATGACAAAACGCATAAGTCACCTCCTAAAATAATCATTATCTATAATCAGTCATTAAGCCTTTTAAAAAATGTCTTGTGTAGTTGTCTCCACATACTTTGTAATTTCGATGTCCTTCTTTTCTTAAAAAAGCACTTAATTCACTTTTAGAAACACTTGCCCCTGCCTCATCTAAATAATGAAGCATATCATCAGTTGTAAGAGATAATGCAATTTTTATTTTCTTTAAAAAAACATTATTTGCGTTTCCTTCATGCAATTCATAGACTACCTGGTCATCATCTTTTTTCCCACGCTGTGAAATAATCATGCCATTTAAAAATCTCTCAAACATTTCATCTTCTAACATATTTTCATACAAGTCGTCATCAATTTTATTTAACATTGATAAATACTCTTCTTTTGTAACAGTCACGCCACCTAAAGAAAAAAGCTCGACCATATCATTATCTTTAATATCAAGTGCGTATCTTAAACGCGTTAACCGATCATTGTTATTCATACCATACCTCTTTTTATGTAATAGAACCATTATAACATAGCCAATTCATTTATGAGCAGCAAAAAAAATAGGCCTAACCCTATTTTTTTAATTTTAAATTCGGATAGTTTTTAAGCAAACGATTTAGATTGTGATGTTTTAATTTTAGTGGTTTATTTTTCAAGTCTTGTAAAACTTTCAATCTATTATGGTCTGATTCTTTATTTTCAAATAAGTGTTTTAAACGATATTCTTTAATACCAGCATTTTCCTTATCACTCGTATCAATTGATGAAGCAACTTCTTTTTTGGTAGTCGCTGTAAAAATTAATGTTGAGATAACATCTACCGTAAATAAAACAAATAAAATAATGGGACCAATATTGTTAGTGGCATTTATAAAGTTTGTAATGCCATCTTGTATGACTGGATTAATCACTTTAATTAGGAATAAACATCCCACTCCCCAGAACATTGAGACTGGGACAGCTACTCGTCCTTCAATATTAAAGGGAACATTTTTATAATCCCACAATGACATATTAAATAATTTTTCTAGTAACCAACTTGTTATAAATTCAATAATAGTCACAATCACAACAGAATTAAAATAAAGATTTAAAAGTGTACCTGATTTGTCTGGGACAAGTAATAAAACAGCTGTCACACCAAACCCATAAACAGGACAATATGGGCCTAATAAGAAGCCTCGATATACAAAATGTCGCGCTTTTAACGAACAATAAACACTTTCCCACAGCCATCCTACAATGGAATAGGTTATAAATGTCATAAAGATATTTTCCACTATCATCTCCCCTTTTTGTATACATTATATGTCTATGTTATAATCAATTAACTACATTCTACCATGATGATAGAATAAATGCTTTTATTAATAGAATTTAACATAGAAAGAAGACTTATTATGACATTTTTTGGGAATATTATTTGGTTTATTTTTGGAGGATTTATTGGGGGCTTTTCATGGCTTTTAACCGGTTGTATTTGGTGTATAACCATTATTGGCATCCCTATCGGCCTCCAATGTTTTAAAATAGCTGGACTTTCCTTTTGGCCTTTTGATAAGAAAGTTATCTATATAGGCAGTGGTCTATCCATTGTTGTCGATATCTTTTGGTTACTTATTTCCGGAGTTCCTTTAGCTATGATGCATGCTATAAGTGGCATTCTTCTCTGCATTACTATTATCGGAATTCCTTTTGGTAAACAATCATTTAAATTAGCCAGACTAGCCTTGATGCCTTTTGGTGCACAAGTTGTTTATAAAAGATAACAACTATCTGCTATAACATTTACTCTTAATGATTACTTCTATGAACAACATACCTGCTACATGCAATCCTTGAAGTTGGATTTGCTAAACTACATTAGTTTAGTCGGCTATTAAAATGCCATGAGAATTTAAGTCCAACTGAAAACAAAGAATGATAGTTAAAAAACTAAACCGTTTTTTAATATTTTTGGTAAAAAGCACAAGCTTTATGTTAGATTATCTTACATAAAGCTTGTGTTTTTCTATTTTTTTAAACTATAATGAAAAAAACAGAAAAAAAAGGAGAACCTTCATGAAAAATAAATATTCTTTATTTTCATTCATTGCTTTATTAACTTCAATAATTATCCTAGCTTTCGGAGTTAACGTAAAAGCAGAAGAAAAAACTTATACAATTGGGACTGACTTAACGTTTGCTCCTTTTGAGTATCAAAACTCTAGTGGAACTTACATAGGAATTGATGTTGATTTAATAAATGCTATCGCAAAAGATCAAGGATTTAAAGTAGATTTAAAACCTCTAGGATTTGATAGTGCGGTACAAGCTGTTCAATCGAAACAAGTCGATGGTATGGTAGCTGGTATGAGTATCACAGACGAGAGAAAAAAATCATTTGATTTCTCAGATCCTTATTTTGACAGTGGCATTTCAATGGCTGTTAAAAAAGGAAATACCTCTATCAAACGTTATGATGATTTAAAAGGAAAGACGGTCGCTGCAAAAGTGGGTACTGAAAGTGCTGCTTTCTTAGAAAAAAACCAAAAAAAATATGGCTACACGATTAAAAATTTTGATGATGCTACCGGACTTTATAAATCACTAGAAAACGGTGAAACAGTCGCAATTTTTGATGATTATCCTGTTCTTGGATATGCCATTACAAATGGGCAAGCATTAGAATTAGTTGGCGAAAAAGAAACAGGTAGTGCTTATGGATTCGCTGTTAAAAAAGGACAAAATCAAGAATTATTAGAAAAATTCAATACAGGTTTAAAAAATCTAAAAACGTCTGGTGAGTACGATAAAATTATCAACAAATACATTTCATCAGGTAAAGATACAAGTACTGAAGAAACTGCAGTAGATGAAACAAGTTTTGCTGGCATGATTAAAAATAACTGGAAAAGCTTATTAAACGGATTATGGATGACCATTAAATTAACTTTAATCTCATTTATTTTAGCTTTAATTATTGGGATTATTATTGGATTATTTAGTGTCTCTCCTTCTAAAGCACTCCGAATCATTGCAACAATCTACGTGGATATTATTCGTGGTATCCCATTGATGGTACTAGCTTTCTTTATTTACTTTGGTATGCCAGGTATACTAGGTTTTAATATTCCTGTCTTTTTAGCTGGTATCATTACCTTAACTCTTAACTCCAGTGCTTATCTATCTGAAATTGTCCGAGGAGGTATTAATGCCGTACCTGTCGGTCAAATGGAAGCCTCTCGAAGTCTAGGGCTTTCTTACCACCGTGCAATGCAAAAAATTATCCTACCACAAGCAATTAAAATTATGATTCCATCATTTGTTAATCAATTTGTTATTTCTTTAAAAGATACCACAATTTTATCTGCCATTGGATTAATCGAATTATTACAAGCTGGAAAGATTATCGTAGCAAGGAATTTACAAAGTACAATGGTTTACTTTACTATCGCATTGATTTATTTGATTTTGATTACAGCATTAACAAAATTAGCAAAAGTTTTAGAAAAGAAGGTGAACTAATTGGCTGAAAAAATATTAGTTGAGCATTTAGTAAAAAAATATGATGAACACACTGTATTAAACGATATTAATGTTTCTATCAAAAAAGGCGATGTGGTCTGTATCATTGGCCCATCAGGTTCTGGGAAAAGCACATTTCTTCGTTGCTTAAATCAATTAGAAGAAATTACGAGTGGAAATATTATTGTTGACGGTACAAATCTAACGGATAAAAATACTAATATCAATAAAGTCCGTCAACATATTGGGATGGTTTTCCAACACTTTAATCTTTTTCCTCATTTAACTATTTTAGAAAATATAACATTAGCTCCTGTTGACCTAGGTAAATTATCTAAAGCTGAAGCAAATGAAAAAGCAATTAGTTTACTTGAATCAGTTGGCTTAGCTGATAAAAAAGATAGCTACCCAGATTCTTTATCAGGAGGACAAAAACAGCGTGTCGCCATTGCCAGAGCATTAGCCATGAATCCAGATATTATGCTCTTTGATGAGCCAACCTCAGCACTTGACCCTGAAATGGTAGGAGATGTGCTAAATGTTATGAAAGATTTAGCTGAGCAAGGTATGACAATGGTAATTGTCACTCATGAGATGGGATTTGCTAAAGAAGTGGCAAATCGTGTGATGTTTATTGATGGGGGTAATTTCTTAGAGGATGGTTCACCTGAACAAGTCTTTGAAAATCCTCAACATGACCGTACAAAAGACTTCTTAAATAAAGTATTAAACATATAATAAAAAGGAATGACAGTAAGGTGATAAACCTTGTGTCATTCCTTTTTTATTAGTCTTCTTTCATTGCTGCTTTTAAAGCTGCCGCAAGTGGGCTTTCCATCTCTTCTGCTTGATTATATTTTTTAATCAATTTTCGCTCTTCATGTTTCGAGATTTTTTTCTTACCTTTTGAGCCACTTTGCATTTTTTCTGTGTATTGACAGCCACCGCACTTGAAATATGAACCATTTTTATTTTCTAATATCATCATTTTCTTTTTACATTGCGGGCAACGCTTATTGGATACTTTTGGATCTTTACGTCGTTTGTAATGACAAGTCTCACTGCTACATACATAGATTTTGCCATCTCTTGTATTCTTTTCTTTTAATTGGCTACCACAATCAGGACAAGTTTTATTGGTTAATGAATGATCGACATACTTTTCTTCACTCATTTTAATTTCTTTAACTAAACGAGTGGTTTCTTTTTCAATGTCTTTAATAAAAGATTGATGTTTTAATTGGCCATTCGCTATTTTTTCTAAAGATAGTTCCCATTTTTGTGTTAACTCTGGCGTTACAAGGGATGGATTAACCAACTGTAATAATTGTTTTCCTTTTGCTGTGACGACTAAGCGATGAGTTTGGCGTTCAATTAAATCTGAACTAATTAATTTTTCAATAATTTCGGCACGTGTTGCAGGTGTTCCTAAATTATGTTTTTCCATCTTTCCAAGCAACGTTCCCTCTGATAATGGGTTTGGTGGAGTTGTCAGTTGTTTATTAATCTTATAAACAGCTTTGATTGCCGTTCCTTTTTTAAAGACAACCGATTGTTTGGTTGTTTGTTCAAC
This genomic stretch from Vagococcus sp. CY52-2 harbors:
- a CDS encoding GntR family transcriptional regulator gives rise to the protein MMLKYEKIALLIEESIVENNLNHGSRLPNFKELIETYHVSKSTIVKALDLLEKRGIIYQIQGSGVFVRRKKRKGYINFSENQGFTADLGEFDITSKVLELSELIPPLEVREHLSLDDKENVYYVKRIRYINSQVLCIEESYYNKAIIPYLNVEIAEHSIFDYCKTALKLNISFSDKYIHVIKLNKDESDLLELNEGDPGLLIDELFYLSSGEAFDFSKTIYHYVNSQFFLQSTKIYS
- a CDS encoding beta-glucoside-specific PTS transporter subunit IIABC produces the protein MSKVRDYSKLAQDIVEILGKDNISNATRCATRLRLVLKDIPTDAKEKISTLPGVISVVINNGQFQIVIGPHVGEVYDAFTELVNVDTTEEEPKGSILNRIIATMSAVFAPFVYILAAAGILQGALILINLAYPAFASTDTYRVFSFISWAPFTFLPIFIAITASKHFKVNTYIAVAISMALVSPDWTTMASEIASGKHLTFFNIPLSETVYTSSVLPPLIMVWLLSYLEKFVEKRLPGVVKPLLTPLICMVIMVPVTILVFGPASAFLANGIANGYNSLVQVAPPLAGALIGGFWQIVVIFGVHWGITPVVMANFDMYGRDSFQAFQTIAVVAQVGAVLGVFLKTRNKELKGVSLSAFITGLFGITEPAIYGVTLRFKKPFIFGCISGAIGAIVASFFNPYYFAYAGLPSLLTVVNGINSEFPTSFIGIVIGCLIALVGSAALVMIFGFGETNETDKELSEDIEGKVRKESIVNYDMPTPIIGEVMALTDVPDEVFASGAMGSGVAVKPTDNKVYAPFDGVVTMVIDSKHAIGLTSDTGIELLVHVGLDTVKLEGKPFKCHVVQGQSVKKGDLLLEFNAEEIEEAGYSLITPVIITNSFEFKSIQTEENNIVNVNDSLLKFN
- a CDS encoding YccF domain-containing protein, producing MTFFGNIIWFIFGGFIGGFSWLLTGCIWCITIIGIPIGLQCFKIAGLSFWPFDKKVIYIGSGLSIVVDIFWLLISGVPLAMMHAISGILLCITIIGIPFGKQSFKLARLALMPFGAQVVYKR
- the bglA gene encoding 6-phospho-beta-glucosidase BglA, with protein sequence MDKNFLWGGALAAHQFEGGWNQDGKGPSVIDVMTAGAHGVPREITETIEVDKFYPNHEAIDFYNRYKEDVALFAEMGLKCLRTSIAWSRIFPNGDEDTPNEAGLQFYDDLFDELLKNGIEPVITLSHFEMPLHLAKEYGGFRNRKVIDFFEKFAITCFERYKNKVKYWMTFNEINNQMDTNNPIFLWTNSGVTVEEGENAKEVMYQVAHNELVASAKAVIAGKKINPNFEIGCMVSHVPIYPYSCNPADIMAAEEAMRQRFFFADVHVRGYYPSYAMKEFEREGYNLDIRPEDLEILAKGTVDYVGLSYYMSTVVKADVNNDNLGNVVNGGLPNSVENPYIETSDWGWAIDPEGLRYGLNRLYDRYQIPLFIVENGFGAIDELTETNEVHDQNRIDYLVKHIEAIKTAIDYDGVAIMGYTPWGIIDLVSFTTGEMKKRYGMIYVDRDNEGNGSMNRYKKDSFDWYKKVIETNGEEL
- a CDS encoding YaiI/YqxD family protein yields the protein MRFVIDGDGSPVKNEVIQLGETYQIPVVIVTSIDHYTNKIYPDFIEFIYVDKGSDSADYRIVKEVEDHDIIITQDYGLASLLLTKPVRVFHHSGQEYTTRTIDTLLNQRFIGSQMRKAGKKTKGPKAFTQKDKEIFIGKILDIIKIKNNLG
- a CDS encoding amino acid ABC transporter ATP-binding protein: MAEKILVEHLVKKYDEHTVLNDINVSIKKGDVVCIIGPSGSGKSTFLRCLNQLEEITSGNIIVDGTNLTDKNTNINKVRQHIGMVFQHFNLFPHLTILENITLAPVDLGKLSKAEANEKAISLLESVGLADKKDSYPDSLSGGQKQRVAIARALAMNPDIMLFDEPTSALDPEMVGDVLNVMKDLAEQGMTMVIVTHEMGFAKEVANRVMFIDGGNFLEDGSPEQVFENPQHDRTKDFLNKVLNI
- a CDS encoding DUF1456 family protein, producing the protein MNNNDRLTRLRYALDIKDNDMVELFSLGGVTVTKEEYLSMLNKIDDDLYENMLEDEMFERFLNGMIISQRGKKDDDQVVYELHEGNANNVFLKKIKIALSLTTDDMLHYLDEAGASVSKSELSAFLRKEGHRNYKVCGDNYTRHFLKGLMTDYR
- a CDS encoding SemiSWEET family transporter encodes the protein MGDNKSAKTNQSETTFIKYISWIATITAILMYVSYIPQISNNLAGDKGSPVQPLVAAINCSLWVMYGFKKMPRDWPIVLANFPGVIFGIITFLTAL
- a CDS encoding amino acid ABC transporter substrate-binding protein/permease — translated: MKNKYSLFSFIALLTSIIILAFGVNVKAEEKTYTIGTDLTFAPFEYQNSSGTYIGIDVDLINAIAKDQGFKVDLKPLGFDSAVQAVQSKQVDGMVAGMSITDERKKSFDFSDPYFDSGISMAVKKGNTSIKRYDDLKGKTVAAKVGTESAAFLEKNQKKYGYTIKNFDDATGLYKSLENGETVAIFDDYPVLGYAITNGQALELVGEKETGSAYGFAVKKGQNQELLEKFNTGLKNLKTSGEYDKIINKYISSGKDTSTEETAVDETSFAGMIKNNWKSLLNGLWMTIKLTLISFILALIIGIIIGLFSVSPSKALRIIATIYVDIIRGIPLMVLAFFIYFGMPGILGFNIPVFLAGIITLTLNSSAYLSEIVRGGINAVPVGQMEASRSLGLSYHRAMQKIILPQAIKIMIPSFVNQFVISLKDTTILSAIGLIELLQAGKIIVARNLQSTMVYFTIALIYLILITALTKLAKVLEKKVN